A stretch of Mya arenaria isolate MELC-2E11 chromosome 14, ASM2691426v1 DNA encodes these proteins:
- the LOC128216523 gene encoding uncharacterized protein LOC128216523: MECIGSRLIFVILLLCSVAAHKTLECDPTDDICEFTMDVGFKQTMVDGDNKLVYLHEGMLYRYDVNASDPSALPTSTHGIITADGYAVPRMIITINGQMPGPTLNVYEGQTLKIHVTNNLYSDAIAIHWHGIHQIGTPWMDGAAYVTQCPINPGQSFTYEFSVPSAGTFFYHNHIGMLQMLGLHGALIVRERTQNSSEEHVVLITEYNHEWEADLQLQKNMFGDYKPLEAPFGVPAIDGTSFTKMKWHAGLINGRGRYFNENGQHTGAPLTSFKVAAGEKYRFRIIGGGSAFPFRFSIDGHSLKIVASDGFDIEPIIAESIILHNGERYDIEMIADQSVGNYWIRAKTLEAGVDHSAYAILQYNESDTSDPLTSNRACTSSDRCVVVNCPFSVYPGEPNVDCVTFNDIKFPSSMPAFGANQLNIEEMFFNFGFPGGSGYRYGSVNGRSMMLSPISALTQPRELSTSCDNHDCGTDKICVCTYAVSIGDQKAYQLVFTNYGNGASGPHPIHSHGHAFQVLKVGYHQYDQITGKYSDGNGDISCDGSYCNGPYWNNTSWNVNTIPGLETQKPPMKDTIMVPKGGYAIVRITASNPGLWMLHCHMDPHTMRGMAMLLNESFSEVPPAPSGFPQCRNFPAPEFTKPNDIPCSTPTPQPSTGKSAKQEESPVMLDEDTIPIATFWGMFGALIAVAAIELFIIIGMCAYYRRTATKTFS, encoded by the exons ATGGAATGCATCGGAAGCCGTCTGATTTTCGTCATTTTGCTCCTCTGTTCGGTAGCTGCCCACAAAACCTTAGAATGTGACCCGACGGATGACATTTGTGAGTTTACGATGGACGTTGGTTTCAAACAAACCATGGTCGACGGCGACAACAAACTGGTTTATCTTCATGAAGGGATGCTATACAGGTACGACGTTAATGCTTCCGACCCATCCGCTTTGCCAACTTCTACTCACGGTATCATAACCGCAGATGGCTACGCAGTACCGAGAATGATAATAACCATAAATGGTCAAATGCCTGGCCCCACTTTAAACGTTTACGAAGGACAAACTTTGAAAATTCATGTGACAAATAACCTGTATAGTGATGCAATTGCCATTCATTGGCATGGAATTCATCAGATTGGAACTCCTTGGATGGATGGAGCAGCTTACGTGACGCAATGTCCAATAAATCCTGGACAATCCTTCACTTACGAATTCAGTGTCCCTAGTGCAGGCACATTCTTTTACCACAATCACATTGGGATGCTTCAAATGTTGGGGCTACACGGCGCTCTTATTGTCAGAGAAAGGACACAAAATTCGTCTGAGGAGCACGTCGTCTTGATAACAGAATACAACCATGAATGGGAGGCAGATCTACAGCTTCAAAAGAATATGTTTGGTGATTACAAACCATTAGAGGCGCCATTTGGGGTACCGGCAATTGACGGTACATCGTTTACGAAAATGAAATGGCATGCAGGGCTTATAAACGGCAGAGGaagatatttcaatgaaaacggCCAACACACAGGAGCTCCGCTGACATCATTTAAGGTCGCAGCAGGAGAAAAATATCGGTTCCGAATTATTGGCGGAGGCAGTGCTTTTCCATTTAGATTCTCTATCGACGGACATAGTCTTAAAATAGTGGCTAGCGACGGATTCGACATAGAACCGATAATTGCTGAGTCAATAATATTACACAACGGAGAGAGATACGATATTGAAATGATAGCGGACCAAAGTGTTGGAAACTACTGGATAAGAGCGAAGACTCTTGAAGCCGGGGTGGACCACTCTGCTTACGCCATTTTGCAGTATAACGAATCGGATACTTCAGATCCATTGACATCAAATCGGGCGTGTACCTCGAGCGATAGGTGTGTTGTTGTAAATTGTCCATTTTCAGTGTATCCTGGTGAACCAAATGTCGACTGTGTAacttttaatgatataaaatttccATCGAGTATGCCGGCGTTTGGTGCCAACCAACTAAACATTGAGGAAATGTTCTTCAACTTTGGATTCCCCGGAGGATCTGGGTACAGATACGGTTCCGTTAATGGAAGATCCATGATGTTGTCGCCAATATCTGCTCTTACTCAACCGCGTGAATTATCCACTTCGTGTGACAACCATGATTGCGGAACCGATAAAATATGTGTGTGTACATATGCAGTTAGTATTGGAGATCAGAAGGCATATCAACTAGTGTTCACAAATTACGGGAATGGGGCTTCCGGTCCCCATCCTATACACAGTCATGGTCACGCCTTCCAAGTCCTGAAGGTTGGGTACCACCAATATGACCAAATAACTGGCAAGTATAGTGACGGAAACGGTGATATTTCTTGTGATGGTTCGTACTGCAATGGACCATATTGGAACAACACCTCATGGAATGTTAATACTATACCAGGACTAGAAACACAAAAGCCACCAATGAAGGACACGATAATGGTTCCCAAGGGAGGCTATGCTATTGTTAGAATTACTGCCTCCAATCCGGGTCTTTGGATGCTCCATTGTCACATGGATCCACATACAATGAGAGGAATGGCTATGCTTTTGAATGAATCATTCTCTGAGGTTCCACCTGCACCTTCTGGTTTTCCTCAATGTAGAAACTTTCCAGCACCTGAGTTTACTAAGCCAAATGATATCCCATGCAGTACACCTACGCCGCAACCTAGCACAGGCAAGAGCGCTAAACAGGAAGAATCACCTGTAATGCTTGACGAAG ACACAATTCCGATCGCGACATTTTGGGGAATGTTCGGAGCTCTGATAGCGGTTGCTGCAATTGAGCTGTTCATAATCATAGGAATGTGCGCGTATTATAGACGAACTGCTACAAAAACATTTAGTTAA
- the LOC128216524 gene encoding uncharacterized protein LOC128216524, with product MAKSYMTLKQNIERENWIETCFGLDFVRKALVPFVISKLKERHTLVLRSAGTNNACQGCHLDTLLLKHSNPSKKQCSLNRRNCLCTSKSSGRKSCPTNFCCSMYNAIIDDHFYGQPEWKNTEMQQWAGDYWAVGKCYININSYKECGSAEEVDCSGLLHIVLNNKYLRSIVDGSGSINDFITMRNIRNEILHSHDMRVDDNRRMDILQHMKNIVTFLNSLDSTYASECGSSLQNLQQLMDHDHSISTQAEVNSLRHNIEILTNENQHIKQHLLDKAIETQNKRLQYLVKKEELIKTIEEEYYRCLTSVSLIPMIKSPTKKVDDVYVDLEMYEGRDSLDDKFERGFNNMENVLYGKGHRHKLIYLLGDAGMGKTTWCKKVINTWLSVRRKIKVENEDDKSWSPDEKVLRHIDVLLHVSLRQHKGSSKVLDMILGQPLFKEYEKHGDTIVNILREEADRCLIVLDGLDEWNHENEDIFPEPDQLHGATVIVTTRPYRKLTLACKNESSKIDKIVKIMGVENVQVLAERVIEQLKSYFPKQEQCSEEDFTFQEFRKKVDDLPDFDVTKSEKGSFMQNFLKNPLMLTLMVCLWYDGNVLCNTATHVIGSMIDWMIRYAETYSALSSREHSRFDMSKLKSNWRESQTCLPESLRSMVNFRDYAGLIVKLSRLADSTLTCF from the exons ATGGCAAAAAGTTACATgacacttaaacaaaatatcgaAAGAGAAAACTGGATTGAAACTTGTTTTGGTTTAGACTTTGTCAGAAAAGCGCTTGTTCCctttgttatatcaaaattgaaagaACGGCATACGCTTGTTCTAAGAAGTGCTGGAACAAATAATGCATGTCAAGGATGCCACTTAGATACCTTGCTTTTGAAGCATAGCAACCCGAGTAAAAAACAATGCTCATTAAACAGAAGAAATTGCCTATGTACTTCTAAAAGTAGTGGTCGAAAGAGTTGTCCAACAAACTTTTGTTGCTCTATGTACAATGCAATTATAGACGACCACTTTTATGGACAACCAGAATGGAAAAACACCGAAATGCAACAATGGGCTGGAGACTATTGGGCTGTTGGAAAATGTTACATCAACATAAATAGTTACAAGGAATGCGGATCAGCCGAAGAGGTAGACTGCAGCGGTTTGTTACACATCGTGCTGAACAACAAGTACCTCCGAAGCATTGTAGATGGAAGTGGAAGCATTAACGACTTCATTACG ATGAGAAACATCCGAAATGAAATTCTGCATTCACATGATATGAGAGTGGATGACAATAGGCGAATGGACATACTAcaacatatgaaaaatatagTTACATTTTTGAACAGCTTAGACAGTACATATGCTTCTGAATGTGGATCATCTCTTCAAAACCTGCAACAG CTCATGGATCATGATCATTCGATCTCAACGCAAGCAGAAGTAAATAGTCTTCGTCATAACATAGAGATCCTCACGAATGAAAATCAGCATATCAAACAACATCTTCTGGATAAAGCGATAGAAACACAGAATAAAAGACTTCAGTATTTGGTTAAAAAAGAAG aactaataaaaacaattgaagaAGAGTATTATCGCTGCTTGACCTCAGTGTCATTGATACCAATGATAAAGTCGCCAACAAAGAAGGTCGATGATGTTTATGTTGATCTAGAAATGTATGAAGGGAGGGACTCGCTAGATGACAAATTTGAACGTGGCTTCAATAATATGGAAAATGTTCTATATGGGAAAGGACATCGACATAAACTGATTTACTTGCTAGGTGATGCAGGTATGGGAAAAACCACTTGGTGTAAAAAGGTCATAAACACTTGGTTGTCTGTTCGTCGAAAAATTAAAGTCGAGAACGAGGATGACAAGTCGTGGAGTCCGGACGAAAAAGTATTACGGCACATCGACGTACTCCTTCATGTTTCTTTGAGACAACACAAGGGAAGTAGCAAAGTATTGGACATGATATTGGGCCAGCCATTGTTCAAAGAATACGAAAAACATGGTGACACAATTGTGAATATACTTAGAGAAGAAGCTGACCGTTGTCTCATAGTTCTTGATGGACTGGATGAATGGAATCATGAAAACGAGGATATATTCCCAGAGCCTGACCAGTTGCACGGTGCCACAGTTATTGTCACAACGAGGCCTTACAGGAAACTCACGCTTGCCTGTAAAAACGAATCTagcaaaattgataaaattgtaaaaataatgggTGTAGAAAATGTGCAAGTTCTTGCTGAACGTGTGATTGAACAGTTGAAATCATATTTCCCAAAACAGGAACAATGCTCAGAGGAAGACTTTACCTTTCAAGAGTTTCGAAAAAAGGTTGATGACCTTCCAGATTTCGATGTAACCAAATCTGAAAAAGGCAGTTTCATGCagaattttttgaaaaatccGCTCATGCTTACACTGATGGTATGTTTGTGGTACGATGGGAATGTTTTGTGCAATACTGCAACACACGTCATTGGATCAATGATAGACTGGATGATACGATATGCTGAAACATATTCTGCCTTGTCAAGTAGAGAACATTCGCGTTTCGATATGTCCAAGCTAAAAAGTAACTGGAGAGAAAGCCAAACATGCTTACCAGAGAGCTTACGAAGCATGGTTAATTTTAGAGATTATGCTGGACTTATTGTAAAGCTTTCTCGTCTGGCCGATAGTACGCTCACTTGCTTCTAA